From the genome of Myxocyprinus asiaticus isolate MX2 ecotype Aquarium Trade chromosome 39, UBuf_Myxa_2, whole genome shotgun sequence:
gtatcgtagtttagatgctcacaattatttccacATCGGAAAGAtcgggaatattggatcgctcctttattttttgtgttcctaATTTGTACGTTGTTTTTggacaaaagcatctgctaaattacttaatgtaatagtaaatgacttgcgcagcttcatatattataatgggagcaatctacagtcacttttagagctctacctgtcaaacttacaattagttggTATACATTTTGTTCACCTACTGTACaagtgataagatgtgtgctacagttgttatgACTACACGTATCCAGCCATCTCGCTTCACTGCAGCTGTTCATGCGTCCACTTGCGGTTGCTTTTTAGGATatataaacactttaatttcctttATTTCCAGACATCCAGGTAGCAACCAGTCACTGAACAACATGgtacacattttaataatgacattttatgacaatcgtgttaaaGTTAGTAACGTTAATTGTGTTAAAAGTCACTGTGAATGAAGCGCctgccactgttgttttgaatgagtataacaactagtaggaaatgttcaaggaacaaagatgAATAGtcattgaaatggtctatactgtatattattttggCTGCTGTACCAAATTGAGTCACAACAATGTGTGTTCACGTCTCCATCAGATCTCAGCACAAGAAGCCGTGGAGGACAGCGAGAAGGTCTTCTCTGAGCTCATCTGCTCTCTTGAGAAAAAACGCTCTGAGATTAAAGATCTGATCAGAGCTCAAGAGAAAGCTGAGATAGATCGAGCAGAGAAACTTCACAAACAGCTGGATCAGGAGCTGACAGAACTCAGATTAAGAGATGAGGAGATACAGAAACTGTTAACTACTGATAATCAAGTCCATTTCTTGAAGGTTAGGAAACGATATACCACCATGGTTCTATGATTATTCTCTCTTTCACATTTTTTTTGCTTAACAAAAGTGTATCTCATGTCAGACTGTCCAGTCCCTGTGTGTCCTACCCATGTTTGAAGACTTGCCCAGCATCACTCAGCACCCTCATctgttttttaaagacatttcaaTCAAAGCATTCAGAGAGGTTTTGGAGGATGTTTGTAAACAGGAAACAGCCAAAATATCTCGAGAAGGTATATAAAGAagccaatatatactgtatgcatgtatatatacaggtgcatctcaataaattagaatgtcgtggaaaagttcatttatttcagtaatccaacacaaattgtgaaactcgtgtattaaataaattcaatgcacacagactgaagtagtttaagtctttggttcttttaattgtgatgattttggctcacatttaacaaaaacccaccaattcactatctcaaaaaattagaatatggtgacattccaatcagctaatcaactcaaaacacctgcaaagagttcctgagccttcaaaatggtctctcagtttggttcactaggctacacaatcatggggaagactgctgatctgacagttgtccagaagacaatcattgacacccttcacaaggagggtaagccacaaacattcattgccaaagaagctggctgttcacagagtgctgtatccaagcatgttaacagaaagttgagtggaaggaaaaagtgtggaagaaatagatgcacaaccaaccgagagaaccgcagccttatgaggattgtcaagcaaaatcgattcaagaatttgggtgaacttcacaaggaatggactgaggctggggtcaaggcatcaagagccaccacacacagacgtgtcaaggaatttggctacagttgtcgtattcctcttgttaagccactcctgaaccacagacaacgtcagaggcgtcttacctgggctaaggagaagaagaactggactgttgcccagtggtccaaagtcctcttttcagatgagagcaagttttgtatttcatttggaaaccaaggtcctagagtctggaggaagggtggagaagctcatagcccaagttgcttgaagttcagtgttaagtttccacagtctgtgatgatttggggtgcaatgtcatctgctggtgttggtccattgtgttttttgaaaaccaaagtcactgcacccgtttaccaagacattttggagcacttcatgcttccttctgctgaccagctttttaaagatgctgatttcattttccagcaggatttggcacctgcccacactgccaaaagcaccaaaagttggttaaatgaccatggtgttggtgtgcttgactggccaacaaactcaccagacctgaaccccatagagaatctatggggtattgccaagaggaaaatgagaaacaagagaccaaaaaatgcagatgagctgaaggccactgtcaaagaaacctgggcttccataccacctcagcagtgccacaaactgatcacctccatgccacgccgaattgaggcagtaattaaagcaaaaggagcccctaccaagtattgagtacatatacagtaaatgaacatactttccagaaggccaacaattcactaaaaatgtttttttttattggtcttatgatgtattctaattttttgagatagtgaattggtgggtttttgttaaatgtgagccaaaatcatcacaattaaaagaaccaaagacttaaactacttcagtctgtgtgcattgaatttatttaatacacgagtttcacaatttgagttgaattactgaaataaatgaacttttgcatgacattctaatttattgagatgcacctgtatatatatatatatatatatatatatatatatatacacacacacagaatatatatttgtattattatttttgtctctaCAGTGTTGAATGTCCAAGTTGCACAGTCTCCTGAACCCAAGACTCCAAGTGAATTTTGGCAGTGTGAGTTGAGCTGTATTTCCTCATTTGGTTcttcaacacaaacaaaacaaacatcagtGAATATTATTACCCTCTAAAATGTATTTTCGTCATTTCCTCCTCAGATTTCTGTCAACTGCAAGTGGATTTAAACTCTGCAAACAAAAACCTCAAGCTATCAGAAGGAAATAAAAAGATCTCAAACACACAAGAAGTCCAGCAATATCCTAACCATTTTGAGCGATTTGATGGGTTTCCTAACATCCTATGTAGAGAGGGTTTGTGTGGCCGTTGTTACTGGGAGGTTGAGTGCAGAGGGAATGACTGCGCTATAGCAGTCTCCTACAGAGGAATTGCTCGAAAAGGAAGAAATGAGGACTGTAGACTTGGCTTCAACAAAGAGTCCTGGAGATTGTCCTGCTATCAACAACATTTTTATTACAGATACGATAAAGAGAATGTCTTTATCCCTGCTGTCTGCTTGTCTAGAATAGGGGTGTATCTTGATCACAGGGCAGGAACTCTGTCCTTCTATAGTGTCTCTAAGAAAATGACTCTACTGTACAGAGTCCAGACCACTTTCACTGAACCTCTCTATCCTGCATTTGGGATTGGAGCAGGTTCATCTGTCACAATCATAGAAAAGGGAGGAGTCCCTGGCcaagtaatataaacaaaagtacCCAAACTGGTCAGAGCTTTGGTGCAGTGGGCTGTGCACATGCTCAGAACATACAAGCGCTGTTGGCTCATGGGGACCTAGGTTTGAATCTGTCTGAGGTCATGCCTGAATTCCACTCCCCCTCTCACACCAGTGCTTCCCTGTCAACAGTCCACTTTCTTATACAATAAAATAGCTATATTAAAACTATATTAATATACTAAAGCTTTTAATATTAGTgtgattgcaaaaaaaaaagaaaaaaaaaagaaatcaagttTAATAAACAATGGTGGGCTTTTGTAGCAAGTTTCTTTCACtctctgaaggaggaagcgggagccaggtaAACATCCAAACGTAAGACTTTTATTAAAAACACTTCAGTGTCACACAAAATAATGTTGCTTTTCAGCAGACAATAACctcgagacacacacacacagctccgtgtgtttCTCTCACTGTTGGCTTTTCAGCCCAACATGCGGAATGCATGCATCAACTCATCTGCATGCGTCTCTATCTCCGTGCATCTCCTTATGTGCGTCTCTCACTGCAGCTTTATCTCTCACCAGCTGACACAGTATTTCCAACAGCTGCGAGAGAAAATTCGCCCCAGGTGTccatcccggcctcgctctgcaccGTCTTCACTCGGccacgccctgctcgccacagttATGTATCAAACATTTTATCTgaattcaaataaaatgtttgataCCTAACCCATTGTTGTTGTAAGCATGTATGGATTTTAATCAAAAGGCAGTTTAAGGTGTGGTTGAACAAAAGATGCaaaatatgttaacattatgTTCCTAAACCAATGCTACACTAAATACATTCTCTTTTTGTGTGACGTCATCTGaatgtcatttttgtttgtttgtttgtttattctgttATCTCAGCATTTATGAGTGTTTATCTTCAGTGAGGTCATTTTACTGCATCTTATAATAGGCTACATTTGAATCCCTACTTTGGAAGGTAAAGCAGATACAGGAAAGAAAAGGAATATTCACAGAATATATTAgatattatcctgcttattacagggtagcttgccaaataaataattaaatggacataaaaatattgatttgggTTGAAATTAccttatgtgagaagaaagagactgcatAGTCACCAGAAAGAGTTCAATTCAACCTCCAGTTCTGAGTTTTGTTGGggtttatgtaagggataatgtacagtcagccggttgttatcgcacaataaaccccgacagggtgatcaggacccaagGGTTCAGTTTGTGATAACCACcggctaactgtacattatcctgcttataacatggctactaaccaaataaagaaaaacatggacataaaatattgatttgttttgaaattatgtaatttaaaaagaaagaaatcgctgtGGTTTGCATCAGAGTTATGTTGGTGTTTACTCTGTagaaatgaccgtctgactcctcaatattcagcctattacaagactacttgccaaataaataaataaatgcacatgaaacattagcttacttgtagtgaTCGCACAGTGAtgcgagaagcaggagagacggctcgcagaacccggatgagcggtctgatacgtcttaATCCCCGGATGAGTCGTTGAtaaagagcaatatctgaccactggatggcaccattgactaatcagaattgagtattccagagagctgtgtaataaactgtgaaaatgaccatctgaccgCTCATTATCACGCttaactcattttaaaccatgacttgcactgcacataaataactaatattggcattatattcatgatgttagccagaggggaactggcccccacagtgagcctggtttctccaaaggttatttttctccattaaccaacatcttatggagtttttagttgcttgccacagtcgccttcggcttgctcactggggttctaaatacaattatgatttaattggggcctgggtagctcagtggtaaagacgctggctaccaccactggagttcgctaattcaaatcccagggcgtgctgagtgactccagccaggtcttctaagcaaccaaattggcccggttgctagggagggtagagtcgcatggggtaacctcctcatgatcgcaattatgtggttcgttctcggtggggcgcgtggtgagttgagcatggttgccgcggtggatggcgtgaagcctccacacacgctatgtctccgtggcaatgcgctcaacaagccacgtgataagatgcatgggttgacgatttcagacacggaggcaactgggattcatcctccaccacccggactgaggcgaatcactacgcaaccacgaggacttaaaagcacattgggaattgggcattccaaattgtaaaattgtaataaattatgatttaattatttatttttatactcaatttgcagtcatatttaatcaaactacacaatgatgagtctaagactttatagttattaatacaaatatgtaaatgagaacagctttattgggaatactgtattaaaatacagtatgtgagcacagaAAGTAGGAGAGAAGCAAAAAGATGTAAAGGGCCGACACAGGTCAGAATGCAAATACGACGATATGCTAATAAACGCATGACAtcatctagcgacatttagcGACTTTTTGAGCAGGCTTTAGCTATTTTTCATTGAAAGTAATTGGCAACactgaacgaattgtactgaatcacgaaatcgattcagaccgttttgcaagcccgtttggccaattcactgaaaagaaccgactcaaaagaattattggGCATTACTAGTTCTTTTAagcagccaacagaaatacgggacacatttcatgattggtgaaatattctgagagtaaatatttctcagatcagtcggagcgctcatggtacgcacagtgtgtacggctgtacagctgcaggcgccactggttCGGATAACGTCTTTCTTATGACATACagctgcaatcaaaattattcagccccccgaccagcaatacattctggtgatgtgaattaaaacacatcaactaaaacctcagtaaacagtcgaAGTAAGttattaatacacatttgagtgattttgagaatagagagttcagtttacccaaatcttaaaataaaaaataactaattctctccacaaatgtcatgtcaaaaatattcaacccccaaagtcaatcatttgtggagcatcctttatccttaataacagcaaataaatgtttcaggtaagtgttcttcaatttacacactgaaggcatcacatttttcatgccataatggcctgatacctgaaagaatccatggtgtcagtcacatagtcaggatagccgtttcctgcagccgcaaaacacccccataacaggactgacccacctccacacctgactgtggggatggtgtcgttcttgtcatcaccttgtcatcttactcgagacgtactgctgacccatgggtctaaaactcattttcagtttagtgtcatatgtctataaaaccttcttccaggactgcacaggtctttcctaattacttcttgaatattcaagtcaacatttcccttggtgaagttttgctttcttccacaccccaagaaggttgctgttgaaccatatttaaaaaatgtatgaatgttgctgccaactgtctattggaaactgaagtgccttggaaatgtacttttagccatgatctttcttgtgtaatgaaataatctcctctattagcttttgagacagcttatatttaattgcattttttttttgcatagaaatacatttttgcttacaacgctaaagttaaattttaaaacttaaataagtgccattgcagattgatgacttaaatttgttttaaataattacttgtttagccttacatattttagaaacagctacatgcaataggggttgaataattatgacatggctgtattttaaaaaaaatcctgctatttacaaatattaggttatatattcacactatgactttgaatgtgtcactcaactgatatagatgtaatgtttaaaaattctgggtcatcagaaaagcttaccttagcaaatccttactgtcttgggggggttgaatagtTTCAATTGCAACTGTACCTGTACATCATTCATGCACAGAGAAAACATagctatatataaataaataaacatttagtaAATGAATgcaatgtattttgtgttttggtagcattaaaaattatttcatctaaaaatatatttttgaatatctCACATACAGAGCATCaacactattttcagaagcaccctcagcgATTTTGATATGAAGACCTCGTCATGGTTTTGAATGGGTAGCCCACATGCCCAAaaattgtaataccatggtatttttctgaaagtgattagtctattagtttaaacaaaaaccaaactggctttgcctGAATTAGACTGCTCCTTCAGTTAATGGCAGTGTTCTATAAAAGACTTATTCAGTTTCTATCACTGAAAACGATGCAACGGCTCCCACTATAATTAATAAAGCTATCTACACTGCAGGTGTGCCATGTGATGTCGGAAATGTGGCAGCAATCGAGTATTAATctgttgatgaacttacaacacaatacatagaGTGGACATTTTATCTGACCTGTGTTGGCTTGCATTgatagttctgcgttggtgtgtctgcaTCATTCTGTGAGTAGGGcctacacagccaaaatgctaactatatgtttcataaataaacaaaagcaatgcaagcaatgtaatttctggattcaaaagtatttattaaattattgtagcatcaaaaatgagttcaaagtaggctatgtaaacatgtttagttacatattatttattattcatgttgCCTTGAATTTggaaattactgtatgcttgcccaagagtcacttaaataataatacagaaacaTGTTTGTGCATACTTTTGACGTTCTGTGCTGAAAATTaatcatcaaaataattaataacgACTCGCCTCAGTAACACATAATTGGTGTCGTTTTAAAGACGTTACAGTGCATACAGATAATATAACCAACTCTaaccaggtgctttttaattggctgacaaattagaagtgcttcgtttccataacttatgaaatatgattatttacccTACACAAACTGTCAAACATACAGTAAAATCATTGTGTCGATCAGAAAGTTTGCGATTagaaaacaacacattatttcactcatatattaaattaatatcaatTAATGGCCTGGAGAAAGAAAGCTTTTAGAGTGTATATGCTGTAAACGGATATTTTCTGTCACGTTTCGCtggtaacttcatgaaacacaaacagaataaaaaaacagcTGATGCTCTGCGACGCCACTTCGATGCTCCAGGGCGAATTCAAAACTGCTGCGggaggggacgccactcgaaagcTGGTTCCaacaaagtgagaaaatgaatgggcccttccacaagacgaaggatacattcatacagtaattccGTGCTCcctcagagtacccacttcaatgGCTCTGCACTTCGGAGTGAGTAGGGCaaagggaggatcacttgcgattaaaatctgcccccgatctgctgtagcgcGCACTGTTAAACGCACCTACGCTTAGTTTTTAATACCACATGATTCACAAAGAaacctcataataacacattattcctgttattgtgagattattacgagattttaattttgttttatttaactattttaattttattataaaaatgtctACTTTTTTCTGGTTGACCAGAAGGGCACCTTAAGATTTGTGAATGAACGGGACAGGGGATCGcacccctgctgcccccgttctgtgaaCGTCACAGGGCTAGTGTATATGTAGGTGCTGCAACTGGacatcacattttcatttttcagcctttttcaaACACCATTTTTGCTTTtacttgttcattttaaatggaccTGCGTGTGACAAATTTATttgtaaaagtacaaatatatgtagtctctcaattaatatgaggtcataaaagctacaTGAATAATAAGTATAAAGGAATTAGTGAAATGCTGATAAAATTAGTATTAGATGGTGTATAGCATGTCAcgctgcaggacatgtcaacttcctaaAATAATTTTGTATCAGCTGGCCGCATATCAATCAAGCATCTGGACATATTTGACTGAATTTAATGTTTGTCAAGATTTTTTTTGCCAATCTTTTTATCGAAATGCTTGAAATGAGTTTTTAGACAATGATAAACTGtgcctatatgattttctttacaAACTTTATTAAATGAACGAGTTGGACCTGATAGAATGTAAAACGCAACGAACCAGTGCTCAGCACATAAGAACTCTATAGTATTCTAAAGGCATCCCATGATGCACcttatgaagttggttgagagaatgtccATAGTGTGAAGAGCTGTAATGTATATAAAGGGTGGTGACTTTGAAGAATAttaaatataagatagttttcACATGAAGAGAAGAATCATTGAGAGCACAGACCTTTCTATAGGAGCCTTAGCACAGTTATCTGCTACGAGACTTGTAGGTGACTGCGTGGATGTAGCTAAATGTTACTTGTTTTGAAAGAGAAGAGAGACCGCAATGAAATGAGAATGTTTTGAGGTAAGTTGCAAGTGGAAAGTTTGAAAgctttggactttttttttttaacacactagTTCTTTCCCTTACTTCCAAGATCACAAAATCAACCGCTGCAGACCAACACAACTATACATATATAGACAGACCGGATGGacgattatagatagatagatctctcTGTTgggacacatccacacacaccatTTTGTTTGCACAGTGAATATCAGGAAGTGTGTGTATTCAAGAGAAACGAAACTGAATTGTCTGCCACATGAGTGACTCAACACAAATAGTTTGGCGTAAAGCTGTTGAAGAGGGAATATTCTGCCTGTTTTAACTGTCAAAGCAGGTAAGTACTTTTTAGAAAGTGTAATTAATGGTTTTGTCTctgttattttgtctttattgAAATAGAACTAGCAATTATTTATCTGCGTAGTTTTACTAACATGTAAAATTGGACGCTGTGTTGGCTATACTGTTTTCTTATGTTTCTATTGGTCATGGTCCATGGAAGAATTTGGCTTTGGACTGCTGTGTCCTAGAATATTGTCAAAAAGACATGTCATTTCCtctttaaacataaattaaaaaaattgctctttcatttatttaatcaaCCTTATTAGGGGAAAAGACTAAG
Proteins encoded in this window:
- the LOC127429894 gene encoding tripartite motif-containing protein 16-like, whose translation is MAESSGSEFQEQISCSVCLDPLKEPVTIPCGHSYCMSCITDCWDQMPPYRCPQCRETFTQRPVLKKNTVLAEMMEKLQKTSLHTASCSQEDSCVECDVCNTEKNRAVKSCLQCLASFCETHLQPHYQSPAFMKHKLVKASIQIQENICLNHGKPLDIYCEDDSQCICCLCTDIHRDHSVVSVESEWTNKQEELKKTKVTCKKMIQEREKNQQQLSDALKFLKISAQEAVEDSEKVFSELICSLEKKRSEIKDLIRAQEKAEIDRAEKLHKQLDQELTELRLRDEEIQKLLTTDNQVHFLKTVQSLCVLPMFEDLPSITQHPHLFFKDISIKAFREVLEDVCKQETAKISREVLNVQVAQSPEPKTPSEFWQYFCQLQVDLNSANKNLKLSEGNKKISNTQEVQQYPNHFERFDGFPNILCREGLCGRCYWEVECRGNDCAIAVSYRGIARKGRNEDCRLGFNKESWRLSCYQQHFYYRYDKENVFIPAVCLSRIGVYLDHRAGTLSFYSVSKKMTLLYRVQTTFTEPLYPAFGIGAGSSVTIIEKGGVPGQVI